The Methanobrevibacter thaueri genomic sequence TATCCTCGAGAATTATTGCTTAGGCTCATTTTAATGAGTGTTTTCGATGGTGGATTGTCTTCAAGGGAAATAGAAAGAAAAACACGAACTGACATTGCATATATGTATCTTGCAGCGATGGAAAAACCATCATATCGAACAATAGCAAGATTTAAAGTCGAATATTCGGATTTAATTGACGATGCATTTAAAACAACCATTAAAATTGCAAAAGATAATGATTTAATCAAAATCCATCATCTGAGCTTGGATGGAACTAAAATCAAAGCAAAAACATCAATTAATAAATTAACTGATGAAAATCAAATCAAAATCATGAAAGAACACTTGAAAAAAAGTATTGAATTAGATCATGAAGAAGATGAAGAATTGGGCGATGAATCAGGAAACAGCGTTCCAGAATCATTAACTGACAAAGAAAAATTCAAAGAAACAGTAAAAGAAATAGAAGAATCAACTAAAAGTAATAGAAACAAAGATAAACTTCGTTCTTCAAGTTTAAATCTTTTAAAACAAGCAAAAGAACATCCTGAAGATGTTTTAAAAAAACTCAATGAACTCGAAGAAAAAGTAAAAGAATCACCAAAAGACGTAATCAGCATCAATGACCCTGATGCACGCTTGATGAAGAATAAAAAAGGTAAATGGGAATGGGATTACAATGCACAAATCATTGTAGACGAATACAAAGGAATAATACTCACATCATACGTCACACAAAATCCAACAGACCATTTCGAACTAATTCCATCAATAGAACAATTAGAATCTAATTTGGAAGAAATATATGATGAAATGCCTTCCAATTTCCAATTCAGTGCCGATAATGGATATTCCACAGATCAAAACACAAC encodes the following:
- a CDS encoding IS1182 family transposase, translating into MVLKDDNINQTMLVPMDLRNLIPKDHPCYFIKNVVDLVDCSKANQEFRGTPGEFAYPRELLLRLILMSVFDGGLSSREIERKTRTDIAYMYLAAMEKPSYRTIARFKVEYSDLIDDAFKTTIKIAKDNDLIKIHHLSLDGTKIKAKTSINKLTDENQIKIMKEHLKKSIELDHEEDEELGDESGNSVPESLTDKEKFKETVKEIEESTKSNRNKDKLRSSSLNLLKQAKEHPEDVLKKLNELEEKVKESPKDVISINDPDARLMKNKKGKWEWDYNAQIIVDEYKGIILTSYVTQNPTDHFELIPSIEQLESNLEEIYDEMPSNFQFSADNGYSTDQNTTYLEEKGIDGYISTRKLSRKEKKYNLWEKPFQKDNFDYDAEIETYICPLGEILYRRRTYEYKNKQRTSYWTNECKNCIMKEYCCQKDNYRIIQDYGNPSKIRMQRKMETDWAQKIYKKRSKTAE